Part of the Chitinophagaceae bacterium genome, GGATTTACTCTGTATACTTCCTATTATTTTTCCTTCTATTCTCATAGATCCAGCTGAAGTAATAGTTCCTTCTATGATAGTTCCTTTTCCAATAAAATTACTTGATTTGGTTTCTTCTTCTTCTTTTTCTCGTCTATTATTGAACATAGTATTAGTAGTTACATTTTTAATTTAAAATAAAATAAGTTTTTTAGGATCTATTGGGTTATTATCGTGCCAAATTTCAAAAAGTAAATAATACCCTTCTTCTTGTTTTCCTGTGGAAATAATTTCATTATTACTTCCTACTATTGCAATAATTTCATTTCCCGTAACAATATCTCCTACATTTTTTAAGAGAGAGGCATTGTGTTTATATATAGATAATAAATTATTTGTATGTTGTATAATAATAACATACCCGTAATCATCTGTCAATGATGCAAATATAATTACTCCGTTGGCAATACTTTTTACTGTTTCTTTTGGTTTTGTTTTTATGCAAATCTCATTATGTTTTATTTGTGAAATATTATTTATTATTATCCCATCAGTAGGGTTGAATAAATCAAACGGTATATTATACGTAATATTTTCATTATGGTACAAAGCATCGTAAGATTTATCTACGATTTCAAATTCTGATCTTATAGTAGAATCAATACTTTTTTCTTGTTTTGATTCATTTTCATTATTTTTTTTAGAATCAGCACCATCATATACAATTTTTTTTAAAGAAGTATCGTTTAAAGTAATATCAGATTTACCCGATAAAATATTTCTTATACTGGTTATATACACATTTTTCTGAAATATATTTCTTTCCAATGAATCTATTTTGCGAAGTAATTTTAAAATGCTTTTAGCGTTTTGTGTGGATAGATTTGTTTCCGTTAGATGTGTTACGTATATAGAATATAAAAAAGCAGCAGATAAAAAAATAAACCCTAAAGTACTAAATACCATCATGAGTAATTTTTGTATAGTAATTACGAATGAATATTTTTCTTCTAAATTTATAGTTTTCCTTATTGTTAATAAATATTCTTCCTGTAGGGAAGAAAAAAAATTTTTACGCTTTTTCAATTGGACATTTATTTAAATATTTTTTTTATATTAAATTATATTTTTTTCTTTAAATATGTTTTTTTTATTCTAAACAATGTGAATATGCATTTTTTTTTCATCATTTTAATGTTTTTATTGCTAATAACCTCTCAAAAATGTATATCACAACCTTTTTCTCTCAAAAAAGAATATCATAATACTACTTC contains:
- a CDS encoding M23 family metallopeptidase; translation: MKKRKNFFSSLQEEYLLTIRKTINLEEKYSFVITIQKLLMMVFSTLGFIFLSAAFLYSIYVTHLTETNLSTQNAKSILKLLRKIDSLERNIFQKNVYITSIRNILSGKSDITLNDTSLKKIVYDGADSKKNNENESKQEKSIDSTIRSEFEIVDKSYDALYHNENITYNIPFDLFNPTDGIIINNISQIKHNEICIKTKPKETVKSIANGVIIFASLTDDYGYVIIIQHTNNLLSIYKHNASLLKNVGDIVTGNEIIAIVGSNNEIISTGKQEEGYYLLFEIWHDNNPIDPKKLILF